The genomic interval AAATAAGATCCTGGTTGTATTCTCTGTTCTTTCTCTTGGTGTAGATGAGAGTGAAGAAACGGATGCCTCGTCTGCCATTCCTTTGGATGATGGTATGCCAATTGACTTTGGTGCTATCGAGGTTGTTCAATGCCTAATGGAACAGCACAACGCGATTTTCACAGATGCAAATGAGACTGTATGGAGGTGACTTACCATTCTGTGTGATTTCCGATGCTACGGCAAATTCATGAAGCTTGACATAGTAACCAATATCTCACGATTGGTTTCTAAATTTAGTTGAGGTGCCGCCTGTGCAGTAGCTGCCGATATTGTGTTCTTGAAAGACGTTGGAGGGTTCTGGGGTAttgatttgtaaattttagtgATTAGAGAGTATCTTATTGACAATTATTTATAGTTTAGATATTTTTGGTTGTCaaatatttgttgtttttgggACAGAAGCTGTTGCTTGGTGCAAATAAGTATTGTAATTTTCACTCGGTTTGCTTTCTAGAAAATTGGGTGATTTTCGATTGTTGCTTCAGAAATTATAGAAAGGCTTATCCATTGTGACGATGATATATACAGAAAATTTCTTGAGTAtgtttatatatgttaatgcactttttttttttcattttggacTATCACATTAATGTATTTTAGTAGTTGAGTCCATATCAAATGCACATGCATGTATGTATTTTATGCCAATATGTCGAGAACTCAAAATACCATCGGAGCTTGTTGACAGATAAAatagaatatattttaaacaaaataattaaatatgttgcAAAATGAAACTATTAAAGAGCAAAGCGTGAGCTATTCTCCCTCTCggggttttttatttaaatataccTCATTTGTTCTTAAATATCAAATCTATACCTCATTACATACATATAcctcttaaaaatataaaaagtcaaaaataaccttaaaaaatcatctattTACGTTTATTTCCTCTCTCATGATTTCTACataataacacaactaaaatCGAGTATACTCGACTTTTTATCTGActtaattaaaaggaaaattttcatttcaatttaagtCGAATATTCTCAACCAATTACCAAACTTCAATGAAAAGTCAAGAATTTTTGCTGCATGAATATTGGGTAAGGTTAAATTAAAACTAGGTATTTTCGACTCTTTACTCGACttacttgaaaaaattaaaaaaatttcagataattttttattttaattaaagtcgAATATTCTCGACTATTTACCCGACtaacatgaaaaaattgagaatttaTGCTGAATTACTAATTATGTATGGTTTGGTTGAAGTCGAGTATTCTCGACCATTTATCCGACTTTAAGGAGTTGGGTTTAGTTTTATGAGGATTTAGTtgtagttatttttatattgggTTTTTTGAAGGGAATGGGTACATCCCACACAATTCTCCCTCTCGCTTCAGTTTTTCGTTTGTTCGTTCCATTGCCGGTCCAAACGGTAACCCCTGTTACATTCAACAATCGCAAACACTATAATTTGTTTTCACGAGCTCCTCTATGTCCATCAAATTGGTCTTTCTCTTCATCTTACTATCTTCCTCGGTAATTGCACCATCAATAATCAAacttaattctttttgtttttaactaatttcaccgtttctgttaattttatttcatggGTTTGGTCCATTTGGCATATTTCCGTTCCGTAacttccaattttttttcccctttaatCAATCAGGTTTTAGGAAATGGAGATGGGAATTCAGGGAAGTACCCAATAGTTGTGAGCACGTGGCCTTTTGTGGACGCTGTGAGAGCTGCTTGGAGGGTTGCTGATGGTGGGTTTTCAGCCGTTGATGCTGTCGTCGAGGGTTGCTCTACTTGTGAGGAGTTGAGATGTGACGGTACAGGTGGGATTATAAAGTACTTGCGATTAGCTTTTGTTTTAGTGCCCGCTTTATCATTGTTACTATTATGGGTTGAATTTGCATTGTAATTTTTCAAGTGTATGATACCATCTTTTCTTTAACCATCAATTGCTAGTTGCATTAGTTTATACAAGGCTTCCTATGACATATTTGTATTCACAAGGTTTTAGCTGCATTGACTATACATGAACTGCATTTGAGGCTGTAATATGAGCATTCGATCTCCACTGGGATATTTAAAGACCTGACATAATCCGTTAATCTTTTACTTCTCATATTATGGGTTATTGGAGATACTGCAAGAATGCGGTTTCATTGATGATATGAATTTGGTGTGAACAGTGGGGCCTGGTGGAAGTCCGGATGAGAATGGAGAAACTACAATTGATGCCCTGATCATGAATGGGGTAATGACTTTTTACATGCtccttttgttaaaataatcattttcttacttCGCTGCgtggttatttatttattaagaatGACAATCTATTATCTATTTTGGTAAGACATGCATAGGCCACAATGGAGGTTGGAGCAGTAGCTGCCATGAGGTTTGTGAAAGACGGCATTAGAGCTGCAAGATTAGTTATGCAACATACGGAACACACTCTCCTTGCTGGGGAGAAGGCATCAGCCTTTGCCATTGCAATGGGTCTTCCTGGACCCGCAAACCTTAGTTCGGCAGAGTCTATGGACAAGTGGACTAAATGGAGAGAGAATGGATGCCAACCAAACTTTTGGAAGAATGTTGTACCTGTAGATGGTTGTGGTCCATATCAACCAAAATGCAATATGGGCCCTAGTGAGGGGGAATGTCCTGCATCCAATCTGATGGGAGTTACTGAATCAGGATCATCTTATGTTGGTCTCCACAGCCATGACACCATATCAATGGCTGTTATTGATAAAGTAAGTTCATTAAGGCACAagtcttttctttattttccatGTATGTATggttattttattcaaaacttCTTCCTTCTGTAGATGGGGCATGTTGCTGTCGGGACATCAACTAATGGAGCCACCTTTAAGATCCCTGGAAGGTAAGGACATCAATATTACTCccagatgagattttacattGATTATGACATTGAGTAACATTTGTCTTGATAATTTTACATTGATTATGACATTGAGCAACAATTATCTTGAtaatctttactttttttgaaaggaaaaagacATTCAGGATCTACTTATCTTAAAACCTTTTATACCATGTTTTAGTGTTGCTATTACATAGCTCATATTTGttgtttggtaaattatttCTCTAAGCCAATATGGATCACATGGGATCAGATTATGTTTctccataaaataatttcagtaAAAATACAGTTCTTATGTTTCATGAAGCTTGGAAAGATGACTCCAGAAGTTGCTGATGCAGGAAGAGGCGATTAGAGTACAGATATTACTGATCCCACTACCAAAGCTGCTAGCCATAAGCAGCAGCTTTCTCTTCCACTTTTGGAGTAATATTGGTTTCAAATATCCTTGTGAACAGAAATAGAATGGGGTCCCATTTTGCCTCTGTAGAAAGCAAATATATGGATAAACATGAAGTTGTggatatttttttccctttcagTCACTCGTACCGATTTCACTTCAAGTTGTTTATCATacattttgagtttttaaggCTTATCTTGTTGAAATGAACAACGAGCCAATCATAAGTACCATTTTGCTTTTagttcatttattcatttcaagACCATGTTATGAAGTTTCTTTTCCTGGTGGCAGGGTGGGTGATGGACCCATTGCTGGATCTTCAGCATATGCTGATGAAGAAGTTGGTGCTTGTGGTGCAACTGGTGATGGTGACATCATGATGCGTTTCCTTCCCTGGTATTGTATTACTTGGGACTCAAAAAGTTTTTGTACTTGTGGCTTTTCGACATTATTGGTCCTTGCCATTTTGAGGAAAACTCGTACTGTGTGTGATGATTTGAAAAGCCTTCTTTTTTGGTCTTGAACTTGTAGTTTGTTTAGTCACTTATAGCACCTCTCCCATTGTTGTCACCCTTATATTAAGCCAAAATTAGGTGGTTGTGAGTATGCTTGGCTAAGCCAGTCTGAGAATCTGCTTGCCTGCACCTTTGATCTTGCTGAGTAATCTGCTTGCTTGCTTTACCTTTAGCTAATCTGAAGATTCTCCTGTATTCAAccttatttcattttccttgTATTTTTCCATTAAGTTAATCTGATCCGTGTAAGATCTGTTTTCAGTTATCAAACTGTGGAAAGTATGAGACAAGGAATGGGACCAGAGCTTGCCGCAAAGGATGCAATCTCTCGAATTGCAAGAAAATTTCCAGATTTTGTTGGGGCTGTTGTTGCCATCAATAAGAATGGTGAGCATGCTGGTGCTTGCCATGGATGGACATTTAAGTACTCGGTGAGAAGCCCAGAAATGGAAGATGTGAAGGTTTTCACCGTGCTACCCTGAAATCAGCGCCTCCTGCAATCAGAGTTCTTTGGATAATAACTCCATTGTTTATTGTACATTTCCAGTGATCTGGATACCTTTGTAACAATCTTTCCATACATATTATTGATGAAcaagacaaataaaatttcagagaAATTTGCAGCTGCTATTAATACAAATTGCAAAAGTTTGCTAGTGTTGTATGGGGAGAAGCTGCACCCGCCTACTAAGGGCCATTCGGCAGGTTCAATGGGTCCCACAATGGGATcgcaaatttttatttaaggaatatataaaattttatcatttaatttgtgaatCTCACTGTAGAACTCATTAGACCTGCTAACTGACGGGTCATTAGTTAAACGGTGCGCTAGTCTCTCATAAGTTTTTCTCACTTATATATATCATAACCCATTGTTTGGGCACAGTTAGATTCTCACTTGCAGCATCCAAATTTTAGTTTGATCATTCATCAAAGTTGGGATGGAAAGTCGGGATTAAATTGGGAGAATTGCGTGGGATATACCCCATTTCCTTCAAAATACCCAATatatacttaaaattataacactcttaaattttacatatatatactctaaaaaattagagaaagtacaaaaataatcacaaCCAAATCCTCATAAAACTATACCCAACTCTTTGAAGTCGGGTAAATAATCGAGAATACTTGACTTCAACCAAACCATACACAATTAGTAATTCAGTATAAATTCTCGACTTTTTCATGTTAGTCGAGAATACTTGacttcaattgaaataaaaaatcatctgaaaaattctcaattttttcaaataagttgAGTAAAGAGTCGAGAATACCCGACTTTAATTTAACCTTACCTAATATTCATTCAGCAAAAATTCTTGACTTTTCATTGAAGTTTGGTAATTGGTTGAGAATACTCAacttaaattgaaatgaaaattttctttttaattaagtcaGGTAAAAAGTCGAGTATACTTGactttagttgtgttattacGTAAAAGTCATGAGAGAGGAAATAAACgtaaatatatgattttttaaagttattttttactttttatactTTCACGGGTATATGTTTATAATGGGGTataaatttagtatttaaggacaaatgtggcatatttaaataaaaaatcctaaTTTCAATATCCTAAAAGGCGCCATAACCCATTATTTGGGCACGGTGAAATGATCagataatcaataaaaattaataatatcaatatttgATGATATGATGGTGCCCCGGCGATGAAATACAGTCCATTAGTCAATAGTagcaaaagaaatcaaaataaataaatgaaattgtggATAAAAGCCAAGCTACCGCGATTGgcatttactatttttataaaaaattttaacctaAAATggagggtaaaaaaaaaaagttggcgGGTTAGAGAAGTTATTCGAAGTATCTAACGATGTTGACAAGTCAAAGGCgggtaataaattataatttatcaaaaacaaaaaacctgAAGCAATCTGGCGAATTCGTTGATCTTTGAATTTCAGCTGcgatttttatcaaaaaaattcagatttttCTGGATTATAATACTCTCAGATTAAATGGACAGAAACAGCGACGACGACGACGCCGGCAACGCCCTTCAAAACGCGCCGTTTAATGGAGAAGCGCCTCTTTTGAGCTCGAATCTTTTCATGGATCAAGTTGGAGAAGTAGTTCTCACCCTTAATTCAGATGGGTTGTCTTGGAACTCGCTTGATTCCCCCGAAAATGTAATCTTtttgtctctctctctttctctcccCCGCCCCCCCCACATTTCAAATTAACGGAGTTGCTTGTTATGTTAAACAGTTAtgtattgttattttttttttagtgacaATTAGTTGTAATAGACGTAGCTTTTATTGAATGATCATGCAAATTGCAATGTGCCATTTTGTTTATCGTGTGATTGCAATTTGAAGATCATCGTGAGGCGTGGTGAAATTTGATCTTTCAACGTTGTTGTTTAGGAAATTAATTATCCAGGGTTACTCATGTTTTTATGAAACAGGGTGGGGCTTCTTGTTTAGGCATTAAACTTGAGAATGAAGTTCCAAATGAAGTCAAATTGTCTGATGTCTATGCTGTAGAATTAATAACCAAAGGTGCAATTTATAAATCCAAACTTCCAAAGGCTGGTGCAGTTCTTTTGGGATTTGAGCCTTACGACTCTGAGGTTTGATCTTATTCTCATCCTTGTGAATGTGCTCTTACTCTTCAGTTGGTGATTGTATGCGAGGCTGACACATGTTTCTACTTTTTTGGCAGATGTATCGCTTTACGGTGCATAGTTTTCAGAAATCAAAGACTCAGCCAAATCTTTGGGTCTTGGCTGTGTACACCTTTGGTCACAAGGATTTGCCAACATGTGAGATGTGGGTGAATCGAGTTAATGCTTTTCTGAACATGGAAGTGGGAAGACCAAAGAATCTTTTGGTACGTTGTGTAATCGTTTAAAGGccatttctttgtttgtttagtTTCATGTCTCATTGATGAAATGAATGGAAACTATAGTTTAAACTTTCTCCAGAATTTATTTCTGATTGGTAGATTTTCATTCACCCAATGAGTGGGAAAGGCAGTGGCCGTAGAACCTGGGAAACTGTGGCTCCTATTTTTGTTCGTGCTAAAGTAAACACAAAGGTAAGAGTGCATTGTTCAACACTAGTGGGCTTGTAAGTTAGATAGTGACTTACATTAATGGTTCAACTTTTTCATCAGGTGATTGTGACTCAGAGGGCAGGACAGGCTTTTGATGTGATGGCATCCACTAAAAACAAGGAGCTCAGCTCATATGATGGTGTTCTAGCTGTTGTAAGTCATGAAATCCCTTATTGAGCATCTTTTTCTTAGTTAGAGTTCTAATAGCAGCATGTAGTAGCCGAAGGCTAATCAGTTAGTAAAATCACAAAACCATGGCAAACTAGTGTTAAGGCATTGGATCCACTTTCTCTATACTCAATGTGATATTTACTTCTTTGTTAGTATGATGATTTATGCAATGTATTTGTGTGctccaaaatgaaaaataaaagaatcctGCCAAATTGACTGATTTGGTGACAAGCATTTTATGTAAAATACGTACTGCTTCAGTAGCATCTTAAAACAATTCTGGTTAAAAAAACTAAGTAATTAGGAGAATTTCTGAAAAACTCTATCTGGTTTTATTACTCATTATAAActtggaattttttatttcaatcaGGTCAAATAACAGAACAGAAAACTAAGGAAAGAATGATGGACAGCCGTCTGTAGTGTGAAATCTACTAAAGTTTGGcagaaaatttctttgttttaaataGCAATTTTAAGAAATAGTTATCTGGTCATGCACACTACTGAATGCTGCTCTCCTTTTGCAAATTGAGATTCATCAATGGAGAACGAAGGAGATAACAATTGCATAATTCTCTTCTATTAGCTAAGTATGATGCCATCTTAGGCATGTGTGCACTTGCCTTGACAACTGCCTAACGACCACTTGATGTTAACTTTCCTACCTAAATAGATTTATATTGACCAAactacaataatttaaaggcACTTTAGTGGATAAAAAACCTGAAGGTCAGACCTTGTCAACAGTGTTGTTGAAGCTATTATAAACTTCGTTGGTTTAAGAGGTGTGAAATGAATCAACGACATTTATTCCCCGGTATAATAGCATTCTAAGAACAAATATTCATATCAGAGTATGATACTAGGTGGGAGTCGTGGAAATTAAACCTTTCCATGAGTCTGtatgaaatttgtttttacaTGTGCCATGTGCTTATTGATTATTCTGCAGTTGCCATTTACCATGTGCTTCATTTTTACGAACTCTCGTAATCAGCCTTTTGAATTGTCACAAAGTGTAATTCGTGGTTGACGGTTTTTTAGAGCAATGCGGCCATTAGCTCGTTTCAGGAGTATACCTTTTGATGTGTTATGGTGTGGTTTTTCCCCTTTAACGGGCTTGTATACATGTGttgattttagatttaatttgtttctcttGTATGTGCTGTTACAAGTGCTTTTTTCCCTTCTGAAACTACTGTTTGTTGCTAATTATATGGTGACAGGGTGGGGATGGTTTCTTCAATGAAATCCTTAATGGTTTTCTTTCTTCGAGGTATAAAGCTCCTTATCCACCAGCCCCTGCAGGTTTTGTTCATCCTGTTGGGAATGATCACTGTTCTTCAGATCATGATCTGAACGAAACAGTTACTGAGACTTCTCAACATGATGAAGACCAGTCTCATCAAGACCAGTCTCCTCTCCTTGGAAGCGAGCAATATCATGGATCAAGATTACCAAATTCCAGTACGTCTTGTAGAACTATATCACCTGCAAGTTAtgcaattaatttgattgttatgcaattaatttgattactAGTTATGGTAGGTGGTTATCTGACACTAAATGTATCTGGAACTAGAGAAATGGTTCTTCTAATCAATTTGAGCCATTCCCATGTcatcttcaaataaaataattttttcagttGATTATCTGTTCCCTTGTAGTCTATTGGAATTAGTTGTCTGTTTTCTTGTTCACGACATCTTTCAACTACGTAACTACTCTTTGCTGATGACTGAACAGACCAAGATACTGACTTTCGCATCCCCAGTGAACGCTTTCGGTTTGGAATCATCCCTGCTGGTTCAACTGATGCTATAGTGATATGGTATTTTCTTGtgttattttgtcttttggtttcttttgaGGCAAGTCTGTGAACGTATGTCAATGTTCACTAATAGGGACTTTGTATGAGCATATATCTACTCCTAtatgttttattgaatttcaccTTGCTTTTATGCATGAATGAAATTACATAACATCCATCTTGTTCAGATAGTACGTGTAAATATTCTGCTGTCAGTTATTGTAAATGTGTGAAATATTTGAGCTTACTGGCAAGATGTCTCTTAGTTATCCTATTTGTATTATGCTGTGCTTTATCTTGCATGCCAATTAAAGAAGTTGCATTTGTAATCACTCTAATGCTTGCATTAAATGAACtttcaaattacattttattttcattgtcaTATTGTTATGTTGGCTTTCAAGAGATCTGGAAGACCTTGTTGCGGCTCATAGCCAAATTTCTTAAACATCATTTCTATTTGAGCTGTTTACTTTCCTGGTCGTTATAATTTGCATCATTCTTCAGCACCACTGGAGCTCGAGATCCTGTAACATCTGCATTGCACATTGTCCTGGGTAAAAGGGTGTGCCTTGATATAGCTCAAGTTGTTAGATGGAAAGCAACAGCTACTTCAAAGGTTGAACCTTTAGTACATTACACGGCTTCTTTTTCAGGGTAATTTCTTATGCTATGCTACTATCACCATATTTCTACTCTGTTATAaatgttcttttcttttcttttctttttcttttttttaatggttgcTTTTGCATCGCTTttgcctatatatatatagattataCTAAGCTATGGTCAGCTTCTTGCTGGTAGACAGAGGATCTAGATAGGATTATATAATGTTAATCCTGAAATACACATGGTGCAACAATAAAGCATGTGGATTCTGCCtcataaattagtaaaaatttaGTGGCAATTATTAGGGGGCAGGTGGAAATTGTGTAGTTAATGCTTCTACCATAAACTATTGAGCATCTTGTGCCTTGTTTTTCCCTATTATCGCCAAACCTTCATGTTTGGCCTTAGCCTACTCTACAAATAGTCCTTCTCATAGACGTTTTAAACTGATCCATATTCTAGTTATATGTCCCATACTCTGGTCTCATAGACGTTTTAAACTGATCCATATTCTAGTTATATGTCTCTATTTTGTGGagttgttttgttattttcaaatgaaataattctTCCCTGTTTACTTCATGTTTAAGACTGGCAGTTACATTATCTATTATTGTGCTCCTCGCATACTTATATCTTCATTTATCAATCACTTCATCTTCCTTAATCATCTAAATATGTTCTGTGGGTAGTGGCATTATTACTCATTTTTCatgtgcttttcttttttatgggATCTATCATGCTTTATGTAGATGGTATCCTCTAACTCCTCTGCTTCATGTTTACAGGTATGGGTTCTATGGAGATGTCATTTCTGAGAGTGAAAAATATCGCTGGATGGGCCCCAAGCGATATGATTATGCAGGAACAAAAGTGTTTTTGAGACACAGGTAAATTCCCCAGTAGGTTTATATTTCTTAACAAGTCCCTAGAACTGCACATACTGTCAATGGCAGGTATATATAGATTTGCCTCTAAAACTTATGAAAGCATTTTACTTTTGGCTCTGGTtttggattaaaaaagaaCTTGAGTTATAGAAGAGACATGGAAGGTATAAAGCTGCCACCTTCGGTTTCACAAGGCCTTTGAAATTCATTCAGGGCtagttatgaattttttttttttgggtggtaTTATACTGTATCTGAAAGAAATCACCCATATTTTCATGTAATTTGAGGCAGTGATAaagcataaaattataattagataattgagGGTCTTGATAATACCCTTTAATGTGAATGGAATGTGAATGGATCTGAAACTGCTTATAGAATCTTGTTCTGACCTTGAAATTTGGGTGTCTGGTGGGTCTCAAATTATTATGCTGATGTCTTTTTGCATGTGGCCAACTGATTTAAACTTTTCATATATCTTGGAGGATAGTAAGCTCAAATATTTGGCTTTACTACATTCTCTAACCAATGCTTTATACGGTTTACTCATGAATCTCAACAGCTTACACTGTTTTCTGGGAtcataatatatgtatatatatatatatatatttttcatttaggTCATATGAGGCAGAAATAGCTTACCTGGAAGTTGATGCAGAACACACGAATTCAGTATCTAATAAGGGCTATTCATGTAGTAGAGCACAGACATTTCGCAATTCAAATAAATGTGAAAGAGTGATTTGCCGCAGAAATTGCAACATCTGTAACACAAATTCAGTTGACATGTCTTCGACTGCTACCAGCAGAACACCTTACTTCCGTCCAGAAGAAGCAAGGTGGTTAAGATCGAAAGGGCGTTTTCTTAGTGTTGGTGCTGCAATAATTTCTAATCGAAATGAAAGAGCGCCGGATGGGTTGGTGGTTGATGCACACCTTTCAGATGGCTTTATGCATCTCATATTGATTAAAGATTGTCCTCGTGCTTTGTATTTATGGTAATAGACAGCATCCCCcactctcttctctctctttccccAACTTGGTTGATTTTTATTGTGATGCTATCATTGTTTGCTTTAATATATTAAGGGTGCATATTAATCAATGAAATAGTTTACAGTAAGGATACACATTTTACTCATTTGATCTGCTTGTGTTTTAGGAAATATCCTGCATCTAACATACAAATAGAAATATGTTATGACTTCTCACCTGGACCCTGGCAGCCTTTAGAGTTGAAATCTTTAtccatcaattaattaaattgtctTGTTTTCGCAAAATCAGATGATCCAGTTGTATGCatctaaataatttagtaGGCGGAACaactatattattttagtCTTGTGTTACAAAATTATGTCACGTCACTTATTATGTCTTTTAAGTTCTGCAACAC from Citrus sinensis cultivar Valencia sweet orange chromosome 9, DVS_A1.0, whole genome shotgun sequence carries:
- the LOC102620322 gene encoding probable isoaspartyl peptidase/L-asparaginase 3 isoform X1 gives rise to the protein MSIKLVFLFILLSSSVLGNGDGNSGKYPIVVSTWPFVDAVRAAWRVADGGFSAVDAVVEGCSTCEELRCDGTVGPGGSPDENGETTIDALIMNGATMEVGAVAAMRFVKDGIRAARLVMQHTEHTLLAGEKASAFAIAMGLPGPANLSSAESMDKWTKWRENGCQPNFWKNVVPVDGCGPYQPKCNMGPSEGECPASNLMGVTESGSSYVGLHSHDTISMAVIDKMGHVAVGTSTNGATFKIPGRVGDGPIAGSSAYADEEVGACGATGDGDIMMRFLPCYQTVESMRQGMGPELAAKDAISRIARKFPDFVGAVVAINKNGEHAGACHGWTFKYSVRSPEMEDVKVFTVLP
- the LOC102620322 gene encoding probable isoaspartyl peptidase/L-asparaginase 3 isoform X2, which gives rise to MEVGAVAAMRFVKDGIRAARLVMQHTEHTLLAGEKASAFAIAMGLPGPANLSSAESMDKWTKWRENGCQPNFWKNVVPVDGCGPYQPKCNMGPSEGECPASNLMGVTESGSSYVGLHSHDTISMAVIDKMGHVAVGTSTNGATFKIPGRVGDGPIAGSSAYADEEVGACGATGDGDIMMRFLPCYQTVESMRQGMGPELAAKDAISRIARKFPDFVGAVVAINKNGEHAGACHGWTFKYSVRSPEMEDVKVFTVLP
- the LOC102620773 gene encoding ceramide kinase isoform X2: MDRNSDDDDAGNALQNAPFNGEAPLLSSNLFMDQVGEVVLTLNSDGLSWNSLDSPENGGASCLGIKLENEVPNEVKLSDVYAVELITKGAIYKSKLPKAGAVLLGFEPYDSEMYRFTVHSFQKSKTQPNLWVLAVYTFGHKDLPTCEMWVNRVNAFLNMEVGRPKNLLIFIHPMSGKGSGRRTWETVAPIFVRAKVNTKVIVTQRAGQAFDVMASTKNKELSSYDGVLAVGGDGFFNEILNGFLSSRYKAPYPPAPAGFVHPVGNDHCSSDHDLNETVTETSQHDEDQSHQDQSPLLGSEQYHGSRLPNSNQDTDFRIPSERFRFGIIPAGSTDAIVICTTGARDPVTSALHIVLGKRVCLDIAQVVRWKATATSKVEPLVHYTASFSGYGFYGDVISESEKYRWMGPKRYDYAGTKVFLRHRAQTFRNSNKCERVICRRNCNICNTNSVDMSSTATSRTPYFRPEEARWLRSKGRFLSVGAAIISNRNERAPDGLVVDAHLSDGFMHLILIKDCPRALYLWHLTELARKGGNPLNFEFVEHHKTTAFTFTSSGKESVWNLDGELFKAHQLSAQVFRGLITLFASGPEV
- the LOC102620773 gene encoding ceramide kinase isoform X1 yields the protein MDRNSDDDDAGNALQNAPFNGEAPLLSSNLFMDQVGEVVLTLNSDGLSWNSLDSPENGGASCLGIKLENEVPNEVKLSDVYAVELITKGAIYKSKLPKAGAVLLGFEPYDSEMYRFTVHSFQKSKTQPNLWVLAVYTFGHKDLPTCEMWVNRVNAFLNMEVGRPKNLLIFIHPMSGKGSGRRTWETVAPIFVRAKVNTKVIVTQRAGQAFDVMASTKNKELSSYDGVLAVGGDGFFNEILNGFLSSRYKAPYPPAPAGFVHPVGNDHCSSDHDLNETVTETSQHDEDQSHQDQSPLLGSEQYHGSRLPNSNQDTDFRIPSERFRFGIIPAGSTDAIVICTTGARDPVTSALHIVLGKRVCLDIAQVVRWKATATSKVEPLVHYTASFSGYGFYGDVISESEKYRWMGPKRYDYAGTKVFLRHRSYEAEIAYLEVDAEHTNSVSNKGYSCSRAQTFRNSNKCERVICRRNCNICNTNSVDMSSTATSRTPYFRPEEARWLRSKGRFLSVGAAIISNRNERAPDGLVVDAHLSDGFMHLILIKDCPRALYLWHLTELARKGGNPLNFEFVEHHKTTAFTFTSSGKESVWNLDGELFKAHQLSAQVFRGLITLFASGPEV